From Glycine max cultivar Williams 82 chromosome 11, Glycine_max_v4.0, whole genome shotgun sequence, the proteins below share one genomic window:
- the LOC100791613 gene encoding uncharacterized protein, which translates to MAFRGKEMLKKVLKTVGENGLSRREKESLERCLPRSKIVMNRAKRGLFAGKHIQFGNRVSEDGGNKSRRTWKPNVQEKRLFSYILDRHVRVKITTHALRCIDKAGGIDEYLMKTPYHKMDTEMGILWKAKIEKLYEELGNKEVVFFSPEDEAKFEQEFNDLKLTEREARKEVRRKMYTGMSKHKLIEVERKDDQTIDEGGNKIDVEISHDSSKRVVPVSYVLAADKLKVGSVVSN; encoded by the exons ATGGCGTTCAGAGGGAAAGAGATGTTGAAGAAAGTTCTGAAGACAGTGGGAGAGAACGGTTTGAGTCGAAGAGAAAAGGAATCGTTGGAGAGATGCTTGCCTCGAAGCAAGATTGTGATGAACCGCGCCAAACGCGGTCTCTTCGCCGGGAAACACATTCAGTTTGGGAACCGTGTCAGTGAAGATGGCGGTAACAA GTCAAGGAGAACTTGGAAACCTAATGTCCAGGAAAAGCGgctatttagttatattttagatCGTCATGTTCGTGTTAAAATCACCACCCATGCCCTACGATGCATAGACAAGGCAGGTGGGATTGATGAGTACTTGATGAAAACTCCTTATCACAAGATGGACACTGAGATGGGCATCCTTTGGAAGGCAAAGATTGAGAAGTTGTATGAAGAGCTTGGCAATAAGGAGGTTGTATTCTTTTCACCTGAGGATGAAGCGAAGTTTGAACAGGAGTTTAATGATTTGAAACTAACTGAAAGGGAAGCACGAAAGGAGGTCAGAAGAAAAATGTATACTGGGATGAGCAAGCACAAGCTAATTGAGGTAGAACGTAAAGATGATCAAACTATTGACGAGGGAGGCAATAAGATTGACGTAGAAATCTCGCATGATTCATCAAAACGGGTGGTTCCTGTCTCGTATGTCTTGGCTGCTGACAAGCTCAAAGTTGGAAGTGTtgtttctaattaa
- the LOC100792136 gene encoding exonuclease V, chloroplastic, with product MAETSSTEEDHNHIPIEIISDDEMALIEAAFAFASTRTFSSLRSSSSSKLPLCTNALSITPLSKRKLSSDIEDLPTCKKKHTLSDSFLHRFRNKRGLSVTDLTSTEWCPKQMEFSLLLGGRKVNEAMRAGIARHAKLEQEVIQRVEVKVKSQEDYWALKFLNFIAGANQLLFEGLTRELPVIGFAEDIWMVGVIDEIRMPLTENDHNPILIDTKTRSRDTLPAEPQRRNGRLQLMCYKYLWDNLVADDFPSEKFFTYFGLNPQNNLCEDLKVIGADSGFSASTLDDAVRYYRNTCRMLAPAHDQLLLRYEYQKDHSLLGEVKFAYDRDWLKNQLRSCLEFWLGEQEATYTPEEERWKCQYCQFARVCPAYTNSKGTESPKRNYSNIKG from the exons ATGGCCGAAACGTCTTCTACAGAAGAGGATCACAATCATATTCCCATCGAAATTATCAGCGACGACGAAATGGCTCTAATTGAAGCTGCTTTCGCTTTTGCTTCCACTCGCACTTTCTCTTCActtcgttcttcttcttcttcaaaattACCCCTTTGCACAAACGCCTTATCCATCACACCTTTGTCCAAAAGAAAGTTATCGAGTGACATTGAGGATTTACCCACTTGCAAGAAAAAACACACTCTTTCTGATTCTTTTCTTCACCGCTTCAGGAACAAACGGGGCTTGTCCGTCACCGATCTCACTTCCACG GAATGGTGCCCAAAACAAATGGAGTTTTCTCTCCTTCTTGGAGGGAGAAAAGTGAATGAAGCAATGAGAGCTGGCATTGCTCGCCATGCAAAGCTTGAACAAGAG GTTATACAACGGGTGGAAGTGAAGGTCAAATCTCAAGAAGATTATTGGGCCTTgaagtttcttaattttatagctggtgcaaatcaattATTGTTTGAAGGATTGACTCGTGAACTGCCAGT AATAGGCTTTGCAGAAGATATATGGATGGTGGGAGTAATTGATGAGATTCGGATGCCATTAACAGAAAATGATCATAATCCAATTCTAATTGACACAAAGACTCGATCTCGAGATACACTTCCTGCTGAACCGCAACGAAGAAATGGAAG GCTTCAATTGATGTGCTACAAGTATTTGTGGGACAATTTAGTTGCTGATGATTTCCCTTCTGAGaaatttttcacttattttgGCTTAAACCCTCAAAATAATCTATGCGAAGATCTGAAAGTGATAGGTGCTGACTCTGGATTTTCAGCTTCA ACCCTGGATGATGCGGTGAGATATTACAGAAATACATGCAGGATGCTGGCCCCTGCTCATGATCAGCTCTTATTGAG ATATGAGTATCAGAAAGATCATTCGCTGCTTGGGGAAGTTAAATTTGCATATGACCGTGACTGGCTAAAGAATCAACTTCGTTCTTGTCTTGAGTTTTGGCTTGGAGAACAAGAAGCCACTTACACTCCTGAGGAGGAGCGCTGGAAATGTCAATACTGTCAATTTGCCAGAGTCTGTCCAGCATACACTAATAGTAAAGGAACAGAGTCACCTAAaagaaattattcaaatatCAAAGGCTAG
- the LOC547942 gene encoding allergen Gly m Bd 28K precursor (The RefSeq protein has 1 substitution compared to this genomic sequence): protein MGNKTTLLLLLFVLCHGVATTTMAFHDDEGGDKKSPKSLFLMSNSTRVFKTDAGEMRVLKSHGGRIFYRHMHIGFISMEPKSLFVPQYLDSNLIIFIRRGEAKLGFIYDDELAERRLKTGDLYMIPSGSAFYLVNIGEGQRLHVICSIDPSTSLGLETFQSFYIGGGANSHSVLSGFEPAILETAFNESRTVVEEIFSKELDGPIMFVDDSHAPSLWTKFLQLKKDDKEQQLKKMMQDQEEDEEEKQTSRSWRKLLETVFGKVNEKIENKDTAGSPASYNLYDDKKADFKNAYGWSKALHGGEYPPLSEPDIGVLLVKLSAGSMLAPHVNPISDEYTIVLSGYGELHIGYPNGSRAMKTKIKQGDVFVVPRYFPFCQVASRDGPLEFFGFSTSARKNKPQFLAGAASLLRTLMGPELSAAFGVSEDTLRRAVDAQHEAVILPSAWAAPPENAGKLKMEEEPNAIRSFANDVVMDVF from the exons ATGGGAAACAAAACTACCCTTTTGCTTTTGCTCTTTGTTCTTTGCCATGGAGTGGCCACAACAACAATGGCCTTCCATGATGATGAGGGTGGTGATAAAAAGTCACCAAAAAGTTTGTTTTTGATGAGCAACTCCACGAGGGTTTTCAAGACTGATGCAGGGGAAATGCGTGTGCTGAAAAGCCATGGTGGTAGGATATTTTATAGGCACATGCACATTGGCTTCATCTCTATGGAACCAAAGTCCTTGTTTGTTCCTCAGTACCTCGACTCCAATCTCATCATATTCATCCGTAGAG GGGAAGCAAAGCTGGGATTCATATATGATGATGAACTAGCGGAAAGGAGATTGAAGACAGGGGACTTGTACATGATTCCATCTGGTTCAGCATTCTATTTGGTGAACATAGGAGAAGGTCAGAGACTTCACGTTATCTGCAGCATTGACCCCTCTACAAGCTTGGGATTAGAGACCTTCCAG TCCTTCTATATTGGGGGAGGAGCCAATTCGCACTCGGTGCTTTCTGGATTCGAACCTGCCATCCTTGAAACTGCATTTAAT GAATCAAGAACGGTGGTAGAGGAAATCTTCTCCAAGGAACTAGATGGGCCAATTATGTTCGTGGATGATTCTCATGCACCTAGCTTATGGACTAAATTCCTTCAACTGAAGAAGGATGACAAAGAGCAACAGCTGAAGAAAATGATGCAAGACCAAGAGGAGGATGAGGAGGAGAAGCAAACAAGTAGGTCATGGAGGAAGCTCTTGGAAACCGTATTTGGGAAGGTGAATGAGAAGATAGAGAACAAAGACACTGCTGGTTCCCCTGCCTCTTACAACCTCTACGATGACAAAAAAGCCGATTTCAAAAACGCTTATGGTTGGAGCAAGGCACTGCATGGAGGCGAGTATCCTCCACTCAGCGAACCGGATATTGGAGTTTTACTTGTCAAACTCTCAGCG GGATCCATGTTGGCACCTCATGTGAATCCAATATCAGATGAGTATACCATAGTGCTGAGTGGTTATGGTGAACTGCATATAGGGTATCCAAACGGAAGCAAAGCaatgaaaactaaaatcaaacaaGGGGACGTGTTTGTTGTGCCAAGATACTTCCCCTTCTGTCAAGTAGCATCAAGGGATGGACCCTTAGAGTTCTTTGGCTTCTCCACTTCTGCAAGGAAGAACAAGCCACAGTTTCTGGCTGGTGCTGCGTCCCTTCTAAGGACCTTGATGGGGCCGGAGCTTTCGGCGGCGTTCGGAGTGAGCGAGGACACGTTGCGGCGCGCTGTTGATGCTCAGCATGAGGCTGTGATACTGCCATCAGCATGGGCTGCACCACCGGAAAATGCAGGGAAGCTGAAGATGGAAGAAGAGCCAAATGCTATTAGAAGCTTTGCCAATGATGTGGTTATGgatgttttttaa
- the LOC100793196 gene encoding uncharacterized protein, protein MQSMLNLRATHGVPLCLSGITHPLTLPKEMADHDRRRKAMKRQRLRARRGGGMHANQQKGIHRYNFESDFLEIKVEEYDYGDLDDLILHDLFHTYLDLTAKAA, encoded by the exons atgcaGTCCATGCTAAACCTTCGTGCAACTCATGGCGTTCCACTTTGTCTCTCTGGAATTACTCACCCTCTTACTCTTCCTAAAGA GATGGCTGATCATGACCGTAGGAGGAAGGCCATGAAGAGACAAAGATTACGAGCCAGAAGAGGTGGTGGTATGCATGCAAATCAACAAAAGGGTATCCACAGATACaactttgaaagtgattttctGGAGATCAAGGTTGAGGAATATGATTATGGAGATCTAGATGACCTTATCTTGCATGATCTGTTCCATACTTACCTGGATTTAACAGCAAAAGCTGCATAG